The nucleotide sequence CCGGAGTgggcaagcgtccgggtcccggcacacccttgtttggcaggcgaccggctcccggcacgctgtcaaaaacttgagtggcaagcgaccggctcccggtcgaTGGGCGTgtcgtatttcactaacaaatataaactggtagacctatatctcgcttgcttattcttgcagaatgcgttcataaatagacaaggatggcatttattaacggccgcgacaacactacggaagATTTCGTTCTTAttgtttactcaagtttcactgtgtggcctGAATCTCCTACGCAACAATTCAACTGTATTGAAAACTCTAGAATTGAGTCAGAAAATTGCAAATGAATGCAAGCTCCCTATATCCAGATCACCTATGATCTGGATACGCAATCTGAGGACGGAATAGAGTCAGAGGAAGAAGATGATTCTACCGATAAAAGATGATAATTGagaaaaatactcaaaaatatttttttataattatttcttataaatacagtattctacttaaaaaacatacacttttttatttgcatgctaTTTTCCTGAgctttcaataaattaagttcaatgatttaaaaaaaaaagaaaaaaaatttttaattgtcagATTAGGCGAATCCCTCCAGATAATCGTCAGATTATGAAACAGCACGTCTAGGACATGAAGATGAACCATATAtatcttaatctgacgcgcttgaggatttcaaaatggcgaattTTTATGCACATTCTAATAATGGCTACGAATTTGGTACAtccaaatcgtcagattattatataagagcctttttttaggatctcttaacatccccttagaaaatctgacgcgcccgattaattttttttttttttcattttcaacccttacgtacgaccacccccatcatggaaacaatcagattaacatacgtacatttttaaaaatacgtagacatggatgatatcaatatctgacgcgctcgagtatgtccatgcacagtttttttttacattttttgaaatctataacaattcccccaccgatgaaaaggtatatattatatgacatttttttcttcttatgatctaagcttcgcaacccaataggtctctatgacgctcgagtaaatcccgattTAGCATCGTGGCTTCCCTACTAATTATATTTGAAAGNTGGGCTAACTTAAGCTTTAggcataaatatttttgagagttggtaactctgcgctcggcccgcgttgttgttctgtgtgaaggcgtccatataccgccatgcaaatacgcccgtcgcggcgcccgcgcacgacccgcgcccgctctctgtgtgagtTGCCCTTTAGAGTTAtgagtgttttattttaacgtcaatgaaaaccacgatgtaatttttttgaattcccacgtgaatttaacaaaatcccggaatttcaattcaactgatgtatctaatgatttacgcgtgcggaGCCGCGGGTAATCGCTAgttataggtatatattatgaCACACGCTAAAATCAGTAGactggaaaaaatattaaagaaaatcatatttcgttttttttcttgtaactaTAGTTAGGGGGCTGACTTTGTAGGTAAATTACTAATATGGTGCCACATCATCCATAATAATTACAAGCCGAAACTCGCTGGGGGCAGAATCACTTATGGTCTGTCCcataattcgagatactaaaatgacgtttcatgtgttacctgttttttgcgtttcataaatagtgatgtgccgcaaccggttatcaccgaaagattttgtaggtacctatgtatgtatgtcgtaaaatattaagatatgaacggatccgtgatgtactataATGTAGGGCACTTATGACATTCTAGAAAATGTAAAATAGGtctaaaaatgcgaccgttttcgaggtatttcaacttttatagatgttgatgtttaagtttcaatttcattctttggtttctgtgtatacatatttgtacGTATTTACAATTATACACTTCTCGGCTTTGCTAAGAGGTTGACGTTTCCGTTTTTTCTGAGGCGAAAGTATTTCTTCGCTGTGTCGTCTATGCGACGAAGTACTTGGCTGCTTAGAGTccatgtttaatcaaacaaaactcaacaaaaacacgaccaaacaaaattaataaataaaaagtcttatctcaacaaatttaacaaataacgtcaacagcaacaataacacgagaaaacggactgatcacatccgatgacaatacgagtaaagtaacgaaaatcggttgaataccacttgaatacgaaaaacatgaacaatgacgttgtgtgatatctgagggcctactccggaattcgaaaatcaaagtccTCCCGCATTAAATAGTAGCGTCAGAAGGACGGAATGACACGAGCCTCGACTTTtgaacttcgtagtagccctgctggccctaactacgaaatgcaaaacccgaacttcgtatgttgccgtcccactgacgcttatctcattcaatacgcgagtgaaagggacggtgccatacgaacttcatttttctagttttgtagtagcccctctgtattattttttacgttggcactaagtgataaacactgtatttttacctgtgcttagattttatcactttatcgtaaaagtgcgtttatatttacaaaatggaaagtagaatattgtatgctataatgttatttttgctatcgtaagttacgaaaccgaaatcatggagcagcactgttccttttatgctggccacattatttttacttttgacatttcatactgtcattttagtatcttcatTTCAGGAATAGACCATATAAGCTTTcgtcttcgtggaatcctgttcagtataaataagtgtcggcgtgatagggtgacaaataaaaatgaccaaggtcgtagcgtgataagtcctgtttgtggtattttggcTGTCAGTGAAAgttacgaaagtttaaaatcgCTAATTTGTTGCTccagcacattttttttaatttcaaacttATTTCATTCGAAAGCGATGGTTTATTTCGACAGGTTTTGCTTAGATCAAGGTGGCGTAGTGATACACGCGCAGACTACGGTGCACGAGGCCCCGAGTTCGAATCCTAAGAATAGTAATGacattatttgttttagtttatttatttttctttttcattgtgttaaatatttttaattttttttctatcccaAAACTAAAGGAAAAACAATCGGATAAAACGGGAAAAATCAACgatctatttacatacaaatttgtagggaaccctcggtgcgcgaaaccaactcgcacttgaccggttttattGTTCGTTTAGTAAATTGAACAGTCCTTAGTTCATATTCCATGGGCGATTGCAACTGCGTTAGTTGTTGCTGTAGTTTTGTAAGTTGTCTGCGAATTGATGCGAGGAAGCGATTAAAGGCGCGTTAGATCTCATTCCCTCGTcactatttattaataataaattatttatgtatatttaattaaaattccaaCTGTAACGTAACAAGTTTAAATATTCCATCAGTTACAATTACAAGGAAAATAAAGCAACAGGACATAGACACATGTACTGTACAACAAAATTTAcggactattattattatggttacttacctacaaaaaaaaacaacataaatagtGGTTCAATAATACCAACaaataatatcataaatatttcaaacctatgttaattatttattataatctgGTTTTACGGACATAACAATAAAtgcaacaataataatataagtaaccaagaataagaaaaaaaaattttttatattaaagttGTGTTATCGTTAGTGCTAGCCACGGGCATAAAATAAACGAAGGTAATATAGCACATAGTTGcactattttattacattttgtgACACTGGTGTGGATCTTGATATAGCAGAAAGAAGCAACCCCCTGGTCCTCGTAAGTAGATAACCAAAGTTGATAAccgattatttatttaagcaaTAGGTGTTGCCCACGactaaatttccaaaaaaaataatcgcTTATTGCTATTCTAGGGAACGGTTCCTACAATTTTACGGGATGAACGTAATTAAGTATAAGTatcataagtaggtacctacctgggcgatcgagttttttctaaaaaattgCGATTTCCCAGAGATCACTCTACCATCTACGAACCTAGATCGATTACTCGTATTACCCAGGAAAGTCCCTACAgctaatttcatcgaaatcgttgatcCCTCTACCTATTTGTTCATTTGTGTTAGGTAGATAATTTTAGAGTGTTTTTAATAGATGTTAATAGTTTTGAATGTGTAagcatttctttattttagaaGAACTAATATTGACAAAATCAGTTTCCTATGAGGACAAAAAATGTGATAAGTAGGTAGACGATTATCATATCTGGTTATTTGAAATACGAGGATCTACAGGAAGCAACAATAAGGAATTAAATTCGGGTAAACAAACGTAACAGTAGCACTAAAATACAAAGATGAGCACATGTTATCTATGGATTGCAAATTctggataaataaatatgtaagtgcTGGGAATGAGCTTGTCAATTTTGAGTACCTAAGCAGGTTCCCGGGTATTGAGCAGGCTTATTATATctaagtatgaaaaatacctACACACTTAAAGATTTTTAAATGTGCTACTATTAAGTATGTTAAGCTATACGCAAACTCCTTGAAGTTGCGAGCACAGTTTTGGATAGCCTAACCTAATCTACATATCTACTcgtagacgaaaaaaaatattatttccaatTCGGTACGTTCAGATTTTACAAGTTTTAACATAAAAATGGAATGCATGGTTAATTGCACAGCAACGTCATAtcttaactaaaaataaataatcataattacgcttaaaattaattatatgtaaaacaaaataataatcgctAATACTACTTAATCGCCAAATTTTGGTAGTTAAATATCTTTGGTTACAGTCAATCACTTAAAAATTAATTCATCAAGATTTTGATAGTGTGTTAAGATTCTTATGTTTCTATACTTTCTCTATATGTATTAACGGGCTTAGATTACTCAACTCGATATCCTATTTTGGTACCTAATGTAAATAAACACTATATAATACAACAAAGGGTCCGATGATATGCAAAGTCTTTACAAAAATGGTATCGTTAACACACTCGTAGTAAATCATCTGATTGATTTACTTACATTTTCTAGACGTAAGTATAGAACTAACTTTTTGAGCAACGTATTTATTTTACCCACCTCTGCCTAAAAtattcatataataatatagtaataatGTCTTTCATATTTTGTCCATGATAATTTCATGAATAaagaaattaatagaaaaactgGCTGACTATGCCAGTCAGCGTGCCAGTGTGATATAATGATAAGTAGTCTGCTTAATatcagtcaaattaaaaaaaaaacatgggtaaaaaaataacagtaaataTTAGTAATATTCTATACCTATTAGCTTGCACTTCGCAAGCAGAGTAGAGAGGACAGTTTCACATAAATACAGATATACAATATATTCACTAACCTAACAGTCTTCAGAATCGgatcttgtaattttttatttccattggTTCCACTTCAATATCTTTCAGGCCCAAAAGGgacttataaatttttagtccAGTTAAACTTACCGCAGTAATATTATTTATGCGAAGACCGTTGAACGATGTCTTGGATGTGAAACTAGTAGATTTTTCGGTCTCCATCGATCCTACCGAGCAGCTGTATCCAGGCCTGTGCAATACCATGTAGCAGGAGGAACTAGGGAACTGTTCTAAGATGTTATCAGTGATTGTTCGCAAGGTCACCAGGTGAATACCAGTCGGAAAATTCTTAAGAAATGTTTGGTGAGTCTTTATCTCTATTTCTCCCACTTCACTAGTGTCTAACAAGTAAATATTAACAGGGTAGTTAAGCGTTCTACTCAAGTAGTCAGCAGTTTGTGACGGCAACTGATACGTATTTGCGTTCTCGTCAGGATTAAACTGACGTTCGTGTAACTGacgaaattctttatttctggtttttcttttaGTTCGCTGTAAACCTGACATTGACTCCAGAAGGAGCCAATTCTGAAACACTGTTGGTTTATTGTCAACTAAACCTTCGCCCATTCCCCTAAAGTCATCGTAGAGAGTTCTCCTGTCGAGCATAACTTCTAAGCGACCAGGTTCAAAGGCTGCTGCTCCCTGAGCATGATTGGTGACCAAAGTTAATCTAGTTTCGTCATCCTGCAGCCAGGCCATTGTTGTTATTGGATAGTAATTGGCTTCGATTCCCAATTTTTCCACTTTAACTCGTTTCTGGTATTGAAATCCATTCTGATCCGTATAGAACTCAGGCGAATCTCCATTTTGTATATCAGTCTCTATTCTCATAAATAGTTCTGTTTCCCTATTTTTAGGAGGACTCTCAAAATCTATTACGTTCTCTATAAACAACCCGTGCGAGAGCGCGTGGTCGTCAACGTTATAAATCCTGACAGTATGTACCAAGAAAGGTAGATACGTGGTAGTTATTTCGGTAAACACTGGGCCCGAAACTATGAAAATATTGTCACCCTGCACATTATTCCAATTAGTATACTGATGTAAGACATGTTTTTCGGGAGAGTCATAATCGGGCATAAAGAGATAAGCTCCGGAATGCCTTTGTGCGCTTTGATAGGCACCAAAGTGCACGTCTACAACGTTTTTCTTCATAACATCTTTTCTGTATATTTGTCTTAAAAATCCTGTATTTCTATTTATTAACAGTTTCATGACAGAGTTTTCTAATTGAATATCACCTGGCAACATAGGTTTAATAAGAAAGTGTGCCAGTCCGTGAGCATCGGTGTCGGAGTTGACGTTGGTGCAGGTGTTGCAGAAGACGACGCCGCGGTGCGAGGCGTCGGCGTGCGGCTCCAGCCGGAACGCGGCGGCCGACAGTGCGGGCAGCGACGCCACGAACTGCAGGTCAACCGCGCCCGCGCTGATGGTGCGCTGCCCGTTCCCGCTGACCTCTATTATCGGCGTTATCTGATACAACACGTACTCCTTCTGCCGCGTATCGTAAACTCTAACGTTTGTTGTGTTCAATCTGACCGAGATTACCTCAGTTCTGGCTTCAGCAAGtgggttaaataaaataatttcttttctATCGTTGAACAAAATTTCTAGTTTTTTTGGGGGTTTCCCGTATGTTTCCCACTCGATCTCGCTTTGAAGAACGCTCTGCGAATGTATTGTCTCATCTGGGATCATGACTGCAGTCAAGGCTGCTTCTTGCAAGCGAATGCAATGGTACAGACTCATAAACAGCTTTGTGCCAAAATCGTACATAACGCCGGCTTTAGAAGTTCCAGTTATGGCATCGTGGTGTTGAAATAGACCTAAGGTCCGCCTCGCGTTTATGAGCTGATCATAAAATCTTTCTAATCTCTTTTCAGACGAAACTAGTTTATGATTATTGGACTGCTTTATGTAGTTAGAAACCAGCGTAAACAGAATTTCTGATGTTCTCAGTTGATGCTCCAATTGTCTACCAAGAATTTTTATATATGGTCGTGAGGTAAAAAAGCCTGACCAGTAAGCGGGTTTACCTTCGTTGAAAATAtctgaataaacaaaaaaaatcacctttTAATGTCGGTATTGCCTTATGCCGTTCCTTCACAGCCTTAAAATAGTCAAGAGGTGTACCAAACTGTACATCAGCGTTAAACAGTTCTTGGTGGCTATTGATATAGTTAAACATTTTCATGTAGTTGGTGTACTGCTCGTCGAACTCCAGGGCGAACTCGTAGCGGAAGTCGTCTCCCAGTGGAACCAGCACCACGTTGTGCGGTGTCAGTGACCCGATACGGCTATATTCCTCTAAAAGTGTCTTAGATTTGCTATGAAGATTTTCTGCCGTGATTTTCTCTTGTTTGGCTGTGTATTCCGTATATTCAGCAGGAATTTTTCTGAAATCAAAGCTCAAACAAACGGCCGGGTGTGGTCCACAAGAACCTTTAATTGAATATATATCGAAGGGTTGGTTGTGAACTATTAATGACGGTTTCTTTGTAGACCATCCGGGCATCCAATAAAACTCTTCTATTTGTTTTTTAGCCAGCCATTGCTTCCAAGCGTAGTGTATCCTCTGGATAATTGTTCCTTTAACGCCGCTTTTTTCTAGGAAGTAAGGCACTGTGGGTCCGTGCCCGAATGGGTCTACAGACCAGCCAGTTTTTGGAACAATACCTAAATTGGTTTTTACCCACTGATGACCTGAAACGCAAAGAACCACtcgtttttgcattttttaataagttttactAATAAGcatgtaaaaatttcaaaattacctTCAATGAATTGATCAAGCAAAGCGTACATGTGCGTACAAGCCTCGTCAGCCATTACCCAGCCTCCCGTGGTTATTTCAACGCGACCCTCTTTGATGAGCTTTTTTAGAGCCTgtaaaaagtataatcaaaTGTTAAGGGACGAATAATCATTTACACAGTCTGTATGTATCCATGACAAATCAAAATGGTGTGGCTGTGCgtgttacacaaaaaaataccttttgTTTCAAAGGGTGCGCTCTTTCCCACCAGGcattcaaaaatgatatttcaCTCCATATGAAGGTCATATTCGGGTACAAATGTAGGCTTTGTACTATGTTGTTGATAATATTTTTGGTCTTCATTTCAAAGTACTGTTCAAAAGTTTTTAGCCATCCCGGGTCATTGTGAGAATGCGGAACCATGATAACCTGGaatatttaaattgtgtttgttttcttaAATCAGAAATATTGACTCTCTGCTTGTCTAGTTttgctgaaccaatttttacAGAATTCATGTAGGTTAGTTTGTGATATAATAAACCGAAAACGAATCATCGATTCAAAGAATCAGCCAAGTTATAAGTTATGAATTCACTTAAAAGATTACACTTGAAATGACTCCTTATATCATTTGCAAATTGAATAataggtgtaaaaaaaaaagagaattaaGGTCCTATCTATTTGCGTCTGAATAATTCTAATTTGAACTAACaataagaatttaaatattaattggtGTATCCTAAAACTGATTAATTAAAGGCCAGTCAAATCTTATATAAACATATAATGTAAATTACCtatatcgggtgtggcctgaaatatgagcaaataattaaaacataaatcatactcgtcaaactcaataaatttttattacgcttttaagtttattcgaagaagcaatgtaaagcaaaatgcttgatgtttgtagcgtgacaggcgacgtcagttgtgttctaagatggcgtacattgatagcagtatttagtttgtataaaaattcaaagactcctttatttttaaaagtagctgaacaaatgttgttcagattgacgaggccacacccggtatgttgTTTGGAACTCTTAGGAAACTGCATtcgtgaattaaaaaaattgcgCATCCTACGAAATATCTGGTTAAGTACGTGAAAACTCGCAAAAttcttgaacttttttttttatattattcataAAGTTTGGGTTTTTGGTATTCGTTTTGTATGGCATTATGGCAGTTAATATAATCAAAACAATTTAAGTTTCTCCAGAAGTTTCTTTTAGGGTTCTGAagtgaaaatgacaaaaacgtaATTCTCACCGTTTTtgagtatgtacctatatacagAAGACGAGGTCCCTCTCCCTCTGGGTTGAATGTTTACACTGGTTTACATGATTTGGGCACCTGtacaaaaaaagattaaaagtaaatATACCTTTAGCTTGGGCCGTCGACTGTCATTGCGGAATTCCTCATAACGTTCTTCAAAGTTCTTATCCCAAAACTCCTTTATACGTAGCCAGCTAGGCtgcaaagaaataaataaaaaataagaaaaccttTATATCCCTTAAATACAGAGGACccgatggctaagtggttagagaacctaattACGAAGCTCCACTACTtcaggctgtatattgttaagcttatggattttaagcttgtatatttttagttcaaTATCTAGTCACAGGCCCACAACGTCGAGGTTCCCAAGACAGTCCCAAGATGATCCCATAGGGCTTTTgagaacggaagcaataccagccctcggtaccgctctgctttcagagcatgacatgcgGAGATGACATGAgggcgtgtgagctaactttgggagCGGTAGGCGTGACCTTgcgccttcggaatccaaaagtttaatggttacttgatcTGAAATGTATATCGAatcaaattattgttattattatttttatgacggtggaagcactTCCACTGAATGTAGCTATAGTTAGTGCTTAGTTTTGTGattaagggaccccatacatccctgaattattattttttgcaagtttttttcaattttatactgtaggtagtttttaagtcttttatttgtaagtaattattttattttgaaaaaattactttctgccaagtttcttgcggcgcaatcttcttggcaatgatggtctttccgaaagcactagtagtttaaaaaaccggcgaagagcgtgtcggacacgcccaaaatagctgcggacggacggacggacagacagacagacatggcgaaactataagggttccgtttttgcctttttgctccggaaccctaaaaatgataaaagtgcagattgcggcctatttactgaataaagaatttggtacttgaattttgaatttgcttgaagtcccgggtttgattcccggccggccgggggggggcagatatttgtatgaataatacgaatgattcttctcgggtcttggataattaatatgtatttaagtatgtatttatctatacaagtatTTTATCCATAGTAGGTAGCTATATAAGCTTTTCTTAATTTGGAACCAGGTCAAtcggtgtgaagtgtcccatgatattttatttaaatactatttaaaatGCTTAAGAATCTATCTAACACCTTtaaacgaccaattcttgtattatatgtaaattaagcaaagcttgtaggcaATGGATGTACATATATCTCggggggatctcggaaacggctccaacgatttcgatgaaatttggtatgtgggcgttttcggggatgacaaatcgatctacaGTACTTTCACTGttgcatggtgcgggtgacagctgtcaatatcacaagactagagagtcaagtGTCAAAGATACTTGAGTCGAGaatactaataatttaaaatcttaatcataattaatgtcatcattaatccgatattacgctaatttttatgagaatattagtgaaattctaggttggaatattatttgcaacttaagtaaggctaaatggagtttgcaagaatatttCTTACTTACCAATttataagtaccgatataactcaagattcATTAGGTCGCATAATTgtgatttgaatttaattaattgattataa is from Choristoneura fumiferana chromosome 28, NRCan_CFum_1, whole genome shotgun sequence and encodes:
- the LOC141443713 gene encoding LOW QUALITY PROTEIN: alpha-mannosidase 2-like (The sequence of the model RefSeq protein was modified relative to this genomic sequence to represent the inferred CDS: deleted 1 base in 1 codon): MLELIEKQISEQCPVLRDSVADIDTLSVYPSFEFQPSWLRIKEFWDKNFEERYEEFRNDSRRPKLKVIMVPHSHNDPGWLKTFEQYFEMKTKNIINNIVQSLHLYPNMTFIWSEISFLNAWWERAHPLKQKALKKLIKEGRVEITTGGWVMADEACTHMYALLDQFIEGHQWVKTNLGIVPKTGWSVDPFGHGPTVPYFLEKSGVKGTIIQRIHYAWKQWLAKKQIEEFYWMPGWSTKKPSLIVHNQPFDIYSIKGSCGPHPAVCLSFDFRKIPAEYTEYTAKQEKITAENLHSKSKTLLEEYSRIGSLTPHNVVLVPLGDDFRYEFALEFDEQYTNYMKMFNYINSHQELFNADVQFGTPLDYFKAVKERHKAIPTLKGDFFVYSDIFNEGKPAYWSGFFTSRPYIKILGRQLEHQLRTSEILFTLVSNYIKQSNNHKLVSSEKRLERFYDQLINARRTLGLFQHHDAITGTSKAGVMYDFGTKLFMSLYHCIRLQEAALTAVMIPDETIHSQSVLQSEIEWETYGKPPKKLEILFNDRKEIILFNPLAEARTEVISVRLNTTNVRVYDTRQKEYVLYQITPIIEVSGNGQRTISAGAVDLQFVASLPALSAAAFRLEPHADASHRGVVFCNTCTNVNSDTDAHGLAHFLIKPMLPGDIQLENSVMKLLINRNTGFLRQIYRKDVMKKNVVDVHFGAYQSAQRHSGAYLFMPDYDSPEKHVLHQYTNWNNVQGDNIFIVSGPVFTEITTTYLPFLVHTVRIYNVDDHALSHGLFIENVIDFESPPKNRETELFMRIETDIQNGDSPEFYTDQNGFQYQKRVKVEKLGIEANYYPITTMAWLQDDETRLTLVTNHAQGAAAFEPGRLEVMLDRRTLYDDFRGMGEGLVDNKPTVFQNWLLLESMSGLQRTKRKTRNKEFRQLHERQFNPDENANTYQLPSQTADYLSRTLNYPVNIYLLDTSEVGEIEIKTHQTFLKNFPTGIHLVTLRTITDNILEQFPSSSCYMVLHRPGYSCSVGSMETEKSTSFTSKTSFNGLRINNITAVSLTGLKIYKSLLGLKDIEVEPMEIKNYKIRF